One segment of Opitutus sp. ER46 DNA contains the following:
- a CDS encoding family 20 glycosylhydrolase, with the protein MKSIAALSIVLTLSAGALLAEPASTPAGNVMPAPAQARWTGGRLAFDPSFTAVVQGADDGRVRGALDRMRRLWELRTGLTLARSEAAYAAPAAGVKPTLVIECQALAPVVPKVGEDETYTLDVTADQAVLRAPTTTGALRGLATLTQMLQADATGWMLPTAEIKDAPRFAWRGLLMDPCRHWLPVEVIKRNIDGMALAKLNVLHFHLTEDQGFRIESKAFPKLHELGSDGLYYTQEQIRDIVAYAAARGIRVMPEFDVPGHATTWVVAYPEFASAPGPYQINRRPGVHDPVLDPTNEELYPMLQKFFAEMATLFPDEYIHIGGDENNGKHWKANAKIQEFIRANNLKDNPGLHAYFNRKLQVIVSGLGKKMMGWNEILHPNLPAGTVVHYWMGATGLVDATRMGFGAVLSRGFYLDHQLPAATMYANDPVPANTKLTPEQQARVLGGEACMWAEWVTEETVDSRIWPRAAVVAERLWSPREVNDVPDMYRRLALMNARLDEQGLRHEMNRDMMLRRFGDGVSMADARRVREAADLFEAGTLGVRFKQNPTVTQATPLTGFADCTRADSAAGRRFAADVEAVLFGDAATTRAALTEALGGWRQLGQDLAAGRIAPASPRVRELATLGEQLDAVAAIGLEAVAALDKGAAAGWSEAQLAALVKLGDPRLGVTLPIVKPVRLLVAAAGQAAARPTLPAADWRRQVEKAATPPAPKK; encoded by the coding sequence ATGAAATCCATCGCAGCCCTATCGATTGTCCTCACCCTTTCCGCCGGCGCCCTCCTGGCCGAACCGGCATCCACCCCGGCGGGCAATGTCATGCCGGCGCCGGCGCAGGCGCGCTGGACCGGCGGGCGGCTGGCGTTTGACCCGAGCTTCACCGCGGTGGTGCAGGGGGCGGACGACGGCCGGGTGCGCGGCGCGTTGGACCGGATGCGCCGGCTCTGGGAGCTGCGCACGGGCCTGACCTTGGCGCGGAGCGAAGCCGCGTATGCGGCGCCGGCGGCCGGCGTGAAACCCACGCTGGTGATCGAGTGCCAGGCGCTGGCGCCGGTGGTGCCAAAGGTCGGGGAGGATGAAACCTATACGCTGGACGTCACGGCCGACCAAGCGGTGCTGCGGGCACCCACGACGACGGGCGCGCTGCGCGGACTGGCGACGCTGACGCAGATGCTGCAGGCCGACGCGACAGGTTGGATGCTACCGACGGCGGAGATCAAGGATGCGCCGCGGTTCGCGTGGCGCGGGCTGCTGATGGACCCGTGCCGGCACTGGCTGCCGGTCGAGGTGATCAAGCGCAACATCGACGGCATGGCGCTGGCGAAGTTGAACGTGCTGCACTTTCACCTGACGGAGGACCAGGGCTTCCGGATCGAGAGCAAGGCGTTCCCGAAGCTGCACGAGCTGGGCTCGGACGGACTGTATTACACGCAGGAGCAAATCCGGGACATCGTGGCGTACGCGGCGGCGCGGGGCATTCGCGTGATGCCGGAGTTTGACGTGCCCGGCCACGCGACGACCTGGGTCGTGGCGTATCCGGAATTCGCGAGCGCGCCCGGGCCGTACCAGATCAACCGCCGGCCGGGGGTGCACGATCCGGTGCTCGATCCGACCAACGAGGAGTTGTATCCGATGCTCCAAAAATTCTTCGCGGAGATGGCGACGCTGTTCCCCGACGAGTACATCCACATCGGCGGCGACGAGAACAACGGGAAGCACTGGAAGGCGAACGCGAAGATCCAGGAGTTCATCCGGGCGAACAACCTGAAGGACAACCCGGGCCTGCACGCGTATTTCAACCGCAAGCTGCAGGTGATCGTGTCGGGCCTCGGCAAGAAGATGATGGGGTGGAATGAAATCCTGCACCCGAACCTGCCGGCGGGCACGGTGGTGCACTATTGGATGGGCGCGACCGGGCTGGTCGACGCGACGCGGATGGGTTTCGGCGCGGTGCTGTCGCGCGGCTTCTATCTCGATCACCAGCTGCCGGCGGCGACGATGTACGCCAACGACCCGGTGCCGGCGAACACGAAGCTGACGCCGGAGCAGCAGGCGCGCGTGCTGGGCGGCGAGGCCTGCATGTGGGCGGAGTGGGTGACGGAGGAGACGGTGGACTCGCGCATCTGGCCGCGGGCGGCGGTGGTGGCGGAGCGGCTGTGGTCGCCGCGGGAGGTGAACGACGTGCCGGACATGTACCGCCGGCTGGCGCTGATGAACGCGCGGCTGGATGAGCAGGGCCTGCGGCACGAGATGAACCGGGACATGATGCTGCGCCGCTTCGGCGACGGCGTGAGCATGGCGGACGCGCGGCGGGTGCGCGAGGCGGCGGATCTTTTCGAGGCGGGCACGCTGGGCGTGCGATTCAAACAGAACCCCACGGTGACGCAGGCCACGCCGCTGACCGGTTTCGCGGATTGCACGCGGGCGGACAGCGCGGCGGGCCGGCGGTTCGCGGCGGACGTGGAGGCGGTACTTTTTGGCGACGCGGCGACGACGCGCGCGGCGCTGACCGAGGCGCTCGGCGGCTGGCGTCAGCTCGGCCAGGACCTGGCAGCCGGCCGGATCGCGCCGGCGTCGCCCCGGGTGCGCGAGCTGGCGACGCTGGGTGAACAACTGGATGCGGTGGCGGCGATCGGGCTCGAGGCGGTGGCGGCGCTGGACAAAGGCGCGGCGGCCGGCTGGAGCGAAGCGCAGCTGGCGGCGCTGGTAAAGTTGGGAGACCCGCGGCTGGGCGTGACGCTGCCGATCGTGAAGCCGGTGCGGCTGCTGGTCGCGGCGGCCGGGCAGGCCGCGGCGCGGCCGACGCTCCCGGCGGCCGATTGGCGGCGCCAGGTGGAGAAGGCGGCGACGCCGCCGGCGCCGAAAAAATGA
- a CDS encoding TonB family protein — protein MMTTTGSYCTGEDLTPWPATLAVEGEGRLQIRWAQGERVVPLAELRVSDRLANIPRFIYLPGGAVVETADNGAIDALLVTQRRGRFAAVVHALESHHGVATVACVVLVALLVASFFWVPPRLARSIAGRVPPAIEVRAGAAAKATLAQYFTPFAPDLAERARVERQLIRIQPDGRTTPRPTIEFWRFTQSPNAFALPGNVIVLNQELLELSLTDDELAALLAHELGHLRLRHGIQSVLRNSFALLIVSAATGDLSALGAFTTSLPVALLQNGYSRDLEREADAFAYDLLRERRIPTKAFSSLLVKLGNRAPAEAAFSYLSTHPATEERIARFGVLTAEERQRLVAAPPQAKADSDARAATSKGKRASVSTGLERNCQPVALFRTEPVYPLSLRVKGETGEVLVDFVVDADGDVKNAFVIRSTNRAFNEPALAAVQTWKFSPGRRDYRAVAVHMQVPVVFTLDEDDAPPVLLSPPVAK, from the coding sequence ATGATGACCACGACCGGCAGCTATTGCACGGGCGAGGACCTCACCCCATGGCCGGCGACGCTGGCGGTGGAGGGCGAGGGGAGGCTGCAGATCAGGTGGGCGCAGGGCGAGCGGGTCGTGCCGCTGGCGGAGCTGCGGGTGAGCGACCGGCTCGCGAACATCCCGCGTTTCATCTACCTGCCGGGCGGGGCGGTCGTGGAAACGGCGGACAACGGCGCGATTGACGCGCTGCTGGTGACGCAGCGGCGGGGCCGGTTTGCGGCAGTCGTGCATGCGCTCGAGTCGCACCATGGGGTGGCGACGGTGGCGTGCGTCGTGCTCGTGGCGCTGCTGGTCGCCTCCTTTTTCTGGGTGCCGCCGCGGCTGGCCCGCAGCATCGCCGGGCGTGTGCCGCCGGCGATCGAGGTGCGGGCGGGAGCCGCGGCGAAGGCCACGCTCGCGCAGTACTTCACGCCGTTCGCGCCCGACCTCGCGGAGCGGGCGCGGGTGGAGCGGCAGCTCATCCGGATTCAGCCGGATGGGAGAACGACGCCGCGACCCACGATCGAGTTCTGGCGGTTTACCCAGTCGCCCAATGCGTTCGCGCTGCCGGGCAACGTGATCGTGCTCAACCAAGAGCTGCTCGAGCTGTCGCTCACGGACGACGAGCTAGCGGCGTTGCTGGCGCACGAACTTGGGCATCTCCGCCTGCGCCACGGGATCCAGAGCGTGCTGCGCAATTCCTTCGCGCTGCTGATCGTGAGTGCCGCGACCGGTGACCTCTCCGCGCTGGGGGCGTTTACGACGTCGCTTCCGGTGGCACTGCTGCAGAACGGATATTCGCGTGACCTCGAGCGGGAGGCGGACGCGTTCGCGTACGATCTCCTGCGGGAGCGGCGAATCCCGACCAAGGCGTTCAGTTCGCTCTTGGTGAAGCTGGGCAATCGCGCGCCCGCGGAGGCGGCGTTTTCGTACCTCAGCACGCATCCGGCGACGGAGGAGCGGATCGCGCGCTTCGGCGTGCTCACCGCGGAGGAACGGCAGCGGCTCGTGGCGGCACCGCCGCAGGCGAAGGCGGACAGCGACGCGAGGGCGGCCACAAGCAAAGGCAAGCGCGCGAGCGTGAGCACGGGGCTCGAGCGGAACTGCCAGCCCGTGGCGCTCTTCCGGACCGAGCCAGTGTATCCGCTGTCCCTACGCGTGAAGGGCGAAACGGGAGAAGTGCTGGTCGACTTTGTGGTGGATGCCGACGGCGACGTGAAGAACGCGTTTGTCATTCGGTCGACCAATCGCGCGTTCAACGAGCCGGCGCTCGCGGCGGTGCAAACCTGGAAGTTCAGTCCGGGACGGCGAGACTACCGCGCGGTGGCGGTGCACATGCAGGTGCCGGTCGTGTTTACGTTGGACGAAGATGATGCTCCGCCGGTGCTGCTGTCTCCGCCCGTGGCGAAGTAG
- a CDS encoding YjgN family protein: MDFPGACSPDPTATAAPPPAAEVGPAAVPPVLPAAPAGPREEPFIFHGRASEYFRIWIVNALLTLLTCGVFLPWAKVRKRRYLRGATELLGHRFDYRADPRRLLIGHAIMAVFFLGYSLFGVVYPPVRWGVILLGVVMLPWIVVRSLAFNAHNTVYRGLRFRFHAALSPAAAVYLVGPVLCVLSLGLYYPAWVRQKRRYVVGQHRLGDAYFRFELRRRPFYTAYLASAGVMVGCVFIGGLITGAMAVGAGGKPPTLPQLIPFLICYLIGFFTARHLVHAMLFNHFWGNTRLDEHRFVARMDFGRWLGLQFTNLFATIGSCGLLYPWAVIRTCRYTAQCLSLVPAGAIDSIRRLEAGPGSATGDSAAEVIGLDFGL; encoded by the coding sequence ATGGATTTCCCTGGCGCTTGTTCACCTGACCCCACGGCAACCGCGGCGCCGCCGCCGGCGGCGGAGGTGGGGCCGGCCGCGGTGCCGCCCGTGCTGCCGGCGGCGCCCGCCGGTCCGCGAGAGGAGCCGTTCATCTTTCACGGCCGCGCGAGCGAGTACTTCCGCATCTGGATCGTGAATGCGCTGCTGACCCTGCTTACGTGCGGCGTCTTCTTGCCGTGGGCGAAGGTGCGGAAGCGGCGGTACCTGCGGGGGGCGACGGAGCTGCTGGGGCATCGCTTTGATTACCGGGCGGACCCGCGGCGCCTGCTGATCGGGCACGCGATCATGGCGGTCTTCTTCCTCGGCTACAGCCTGTTTGGCGTGGTGTATCCGCCGGTGCGCTGGGGTGTGATCCTCCTGGGCGTGGTGATGCTCCCGTGGATCGTGGTGCGCTCGCTGGCGTTCAATGCGCACAACACGGTGTATCGCGGGCTGCGCTTCCGGTTTCATGCCGCGCTGTCGCCCGCGGCGGCGGTGTATCTCGTGGGACCGGTGCTGTGCGTGCTGTCGCTCGGGCTGTATTACCCGGCCTGGGTGCGGCAGAAACGGCGCTACGTCGTGGGCCAGCACCGGCTGGGGGACGCCTACTTCCGGTTCGAGCTGCGGCGCCGGCCGTTCTACACGGCGTATCTCGCGAGCGCGGGCGTGATGGTGGGCTGCGTTTTCATCGGCGGGCTGATCACCGGCGCGATGGCGGTTGGCGCGGGCGGGAAACCGCCGACACTGCCGCAGCTCATCCCGTTCTTGATTTGCTACCTGATCGGTTTCTTCACTGCGCGGCACCTCGTTCACGCGATGCTCTTCAATCATTTCTGGGGCAACACGCGCCTGGACGAGCATCGGTTTGTTGCGCGGATGGACTTTGGGCGGTGGTTGGGCCTGCAGTTCACGAACCTCTTTGCGACGATCGGCTCCTGCGGGCTCCTTTATCCCTGGGCGGTGATCCGGACCTGCCGCTACACGGCGCAGTGCCTCAGCCTGGTGCCCGCGGGGGCGATCGACTCGATCCGCCGGCTGGAGGCCGGACCGGGGAGTGCCACGGGTGATTCGGCAGCCGAGGTGATCGGACTCGATTTTGGGCTATGA
- a CDS encoding lysophospholipid acyltransferase family protein — translation MIGRVYWAGWYYACLLVFAVGGLALNLVYLVLGAGPATPRTERWFRHGLCRAVRAYFWLLRVTGVCRLRGREALAAVPAGTVVVANHRCLLDSVALLEPQPEAVCIFRPGSGRLAIIGACGLRSGYLFSSGGVDTVRAAIAKVAAGHTLVVFPEGTRTPAGQVLGPLRPGFAVIAERVRAPIQVVRIRTNSEALTKGCPFWRLPRVPFEYVVELGPRLAPDAAGTYWEAGRGVRVGSGPEALTRYVERALRGGAAPMAPGEGDKV, via the coding sequence ATGATCGGGCGCGTCTACTGGGCCGGGTGGTATTACGCGTGCCTGCTGGTGTTCGCGGTGGGCGGGCTGGCGCTGAACCTCGTTTACCTCGTGCTTGGCGCGGGGCCGGCGACGCCGCGGACGGAGCGGTGGTTCCGGCACGGGTTGTGTCGGGCGGTGCGGGCGTATTTCTGGCTGCTGCGCGTGACCGGGGTGTGTCGGCTGCGCGGGCGGGAGGCGCTGGCGGCGGTGCCGGCCGGGACGGTGGTGGTGGCGAACCATCGGTGTCTGCTGGACAGCGTTGCGCTGCTGGAGCCGCAGCCGGAGGCGGTGTGCATTTTCCGGCCGGGCTCGGGGCGGCTGGCGATCATCGGCGCGTGCGGGCTGCGCTCGGGGTATCTGTTTTCGAGCGGCGGGGTGGACACGGTGCGGGCGGCGATCGCGAAGGTGGCCGCGGGGCACACGCTGGTGGTTTTTCCGGAGGGCACGCGGACGCCGGCGGGGCAGGTGCTCGGGCCGCTGAGGCCGGGGTTTGCAGTGATCGCGGAGCGGGTGCGCGCGCCGATCCAGGTGGTGCGGATCCGGACGAACTCGGAGGCGCTGACGAAGGGGTGTCCGTTCTGGCGGCTGCCACGGGTGCCGTTTGAGTACGTGGTGGAGCTGGGGCCGCGGCTGGCGCCGGATGCGGCGGGAACTTATTGGGAGGCTGGCCGCGGGGTGCGGGTGGGCTCGGGCCCGGAGGCGCTGACGCGGTACGTGGAGCGGGCGCTCCGCGGCGGCGCGGCGCCGATGGCGCCGGGTGAAGGTGATAAGGTTTAA